From a region of the Triticum aestivum cultivar Chinese Spring chromosome 7D, IWGSC CS RefSeq v2.1, whole genome shotgun sequence genome:
- the LOC123164009 gene encoding uncharacterized protein: MEGKEAPAPVISAVLEDDDLLGEILLRVAFPTSLVRAALVFGVNSWFLFWEWDGVLYLFDIKGKEAKKVYEVTQEDRYIHGVRPFMMVWPPKFPMMKEGYCDPKE; the protein is encoded by the exons ATGGAAGGAAAGGAGGCGCCGGCGCCGGTGATCTCGGCTGTGCTCGAAGACGATGATCTCCTCGGCGAGATCCTCCTCCGCGTCGCCTTCCCCACCAGCCTCGTCCGCGCCGCCCTTGTCT TTGGGGTCAATTCTTGGTTCCTTTTCTGGGAGTGGGATGGGGTCCTCTACCTGTTTGATATTAAAGGTAAGGAGGCAAAGAAGGTTTATGAGGTTACACAAGAGGATAGATACATACATGGAGTCAGACCCTTCATGATGGTTTGGCCTCCTAAATTCCCTATGATGAAGGAAGGGTACTGTGATCCAAAAGAATGA